A window of Amaranthus tricolor cultivar Red isolate AtriRed21 chromosome 8, ASM2621246v1, whole genome shotgun sequence genomic DNA:
ttaagggaaggtggggattatgagtctgaaagtcctaaagttagtaggcaaacaagccgtggagatgatcttagagtcgacattccagaatttgaaggaagattagatggagatgagttccttgaatgggtaagaaccgttgtggaacaagtttgcagcggaagatTTGTTTATGACTTCTTTGATTATTCGATCATCAATCAGACAATCAAATAGTAAAGGTTATCTCGATTAAAAGCGTCGTTTTAGGGCgatttctaagtaatcttgggagactacttatcctggaagaagacactgattcccctaaggaatacaaggccttaatcctcacaattctcacaaagatcaacgtaatcttggagaagtatgaatccgtgaaaggcttgaacgctctcaaactctcaacagaaaatgaagaacaaacaggaaCAAACACTTGTTTTCTGGATGAAACTCtgaatatgaattatcaaatctGAAAATAGGAATACATGATCTATTTACAATCTGGTGGAgggccttatttatagatttggctTTCTCCTTTTAACGGCTAGAAAACAAGAAAAGGCGCCTAAGTCCTAACGGTTATAACAGAAGACTAATAAAAAAACGCGCTAATCTTTCTGTCAGGGTTTGGGAACACCTAACTGTTCCTTATTTAGCTGTTCCTTATCCTTCCTCTTTTATATGCAAAACTATGTATGCTTTTCTCGAGGTTGGACCATGTACATCCATATTAGTCAGTAGCTGTTCCTCAGTTCCTGTTCCTTGTGTATCAACTCCCTGATCTTGGACTGTTTTGGGTTCAGCACGCTGTTCCTCTGTACTGTTCCCAGTAATACTCTTGTGCTGATCATATGTAGAAGGCGTACTTGTTTCATTCCCTCCTTCTTCAGCTCGAATTGTCCCCAATTCAGACTCAGCATAGTAAGGCTGTAAATCCCCTATGTTGAATATGGGGGAGACTCCATATCGATCAGGCAGGTCTACTTTGAACGCATTGTCTCCATATTTTTCAGTAATTTGGAATGGTCCATCGGCTCTTTGCATTAATTTGTTCTTCCTCTTTCTTGGGAACCGTTCCTTTCTTAGGTGAATCCATACCCAGTCTCCAATTTTGAACTTATGTGGAGCTGACGTGCTTGAGTTAACTTTTTGCTGGTACTTTGCAGTAGCTTgttcaatgtgtttttgggttTGTCTATGGATTGTCATCATGTCCTCAGCATGCTGCTTAGCATCCCCATGTGGTCTGCAATGTGAAAGAAGATCAATTAGTGAAACAGGTATTATAGGATTCATTCCATACACATATTCAAAAGGTGATATCTTAGTTGCCCAGCTTGGACTCATATTGTAGGCAAACTCTGCATGACACAGCTTCTGGTCCCAATCTCTTAGATTTTTCTTTACCAAAGTTCTAAGGATTGACCCTAATGTTTTGTTGGTAACCTCTGTCTGCCCGTCAGTTTGTGGGTGATGAGAGGTGCTGTACAGAAGCTTAGTGTTGAGTAGTCTCCAAAGGGTGCTCcagaaagagcttaaaaacttgCTATCCCTGTCTGATACTATAGTTCTAGGGACCCCATGCAGCCGTACAATTTCTGCAAAGTAAAGCTTGGCTATTTGATTAGCATCATTCACCTTATTACATGTTATGAAATGGCTCATTTTGGAGAACCTGTCTACCACAACCATGACTGCATCTTTGCCCCTCTGTGTTTTAGGTAGGGCAACtataaagtccatactcacatgTTCCCATGGTCTTTGTGCAATGGGTAGGGGTTTGTATTCCCCTCTATGGAATGTTATTTTTGCCTTGATACAAGGCTCACACCTCAAAATAATCTTGCCTACTGTTCCCAACATCTTTGGCCAATAAAAGTGTTTGGCTAACATATCCAAGGTTTTCTGTATACCAAAGTGTCCTGCTAAGCTTCCCTCATGTATCTCTCTTACTAAGGCTGTTCTTAAAGATGTTCTAGGAATACACAGCCTGTTCCCTTCGAAAAGAAACCCCTGTTGGATACTAAATGGGCCTTGTGGTTGTTGGCTGCACTGCTGGTAAAGAGTACTGAAGTCTGGATCAGTTTTGTACTGTTCCTTAATCATCTCAAAACCTAATACTTTGGCATCCAAGATAGCTAGTAAATGTGCTCTCCTACTTAGAGCATCTGCCACAATGTTAGTTTTCCCAGCCTTATACTTAGCAACAAAGTTAAAGCTTTGCATAAATTCAACCCATCTAGCATGTTTGGTACTAAGTTTGTTTTGCCCACTGATATGTTTGAGGGACTCATGGTCAGAATGCAAAACAAAGGGCTGTCCCTTAAGGTAATGGGACCAGTGTTCTAGGGCTCTAACCATAGCATAGAATTCCTTATCATAGGCTGAATAATTCATCCTGCTCTtatttaacttttcactaaaGTATGCTACAGGTTTACCTTCTTGAATTAAAACAGCTCCAATCCCTGTGTTGCTGGCATCACATTCTACCTCAAATGGTTTACTAAAGTCTGGTAATCTCAGAATAGGAGGGTTACACATGGCTTCCTTAATTTTCTCAAAAGCTAATTGTGCCTCTGTGGTCCACTTGAAGGTATTCCCTTTTGTGCAGTCTGTGATAGGTGTCATAATGGTGCTGAAACCTTTAATGAACCTCCTGTAAAAAGAGGCTAGGCCATGAAAAGATCTTACCTGAGTGATACTAGTGGGTACTGGCCAAGTCTTAATGGCTTCTATCTTTGAGGGGTCTACCTGCACTCCCTGTCTTCCTACTATAAATCCTAAGAAATAAACCTCAGTTAGCAAGAAGGAACACTTCTCTAGTTTCCCAAATAGTCTCTGTTCCCTAAGAGTCTGGAATAGCTGCTTCAAATGGTCAAGGTGTTCCTCTACACTCCTGCTGTACACTAGTATGTCATCAAGGTATACCACAATAAACCTTCCTAAAAATGGTCTTAGGACctcattcattaatctcatgaaGGTACTAGGGGCTCCagttagaccaaatggcataaCCATCCATTCATACAAGCCATATTTGGTTTTGAAGgctgtcttccattcatcccccTCTCTCATTCTAATTTGATGATACCCGCTTCTCAAGTCTATCTTACTAAACCATTGAGATCCTGATAATTCATCCAACATGTCATCTATTCGAGGAATGGGAAACCTATATTTGATAGTAATGTTGTTCATGCTCCTGCTATCAACACACATACGCCATGTTCCATCCTTTTTAGGAACAAGCAAGGTGGGAACAGCACATGGACTCATACTCTCTCTGACATACCCTCTGTCCATAAGCTCCTGTAtttgtctttgcaactccttgGTTTCCTCAGGGCTAATTCTATATGCAGGCTTATTGGGCAGTGCTGTTCCTGGCATAAGATCTATTTGATGCTCAATACCCCTTAATGGAGGTAACCCTACTGGTAATTCTACAGGAAATATATCAGCAAATTGATCCAACAAATTAGCAATCCTAGGGTCTGGTTGATTACTCTCTGGTGTTACTTCCTTACTGAACAAAAGAAAGGCTAGTCCCTCCCTCCTGATCTCCTTAATACTCACCTTTCTATTTATCAAAGATACATTACCTACAGGTCTCTGTGGAAATGAAGTGCCTACTGCCTTCTGTGAAGGTAAGGTAAAGCCACTACCTATTAGTTGCTGTGGAGGTAAAGTCTTGTGGGGTGGCAAGGGCATAAGGTCCTTAATCTTTCCCTCATGTCTCAAGGTATACACATTAGTATAGCCATCATGCAAGGTCCTTCTGTCATGCTGCCAGGGCCTACCCAAGAGCACATGACAGGCAGTCATATCTAACACATCACAGAGCACTTTGTCTTTAAATGATCCTATAGCAAACTGAATCAAACACCTCTTCTTAACAAAACCACTTGCTTTGCTGTCCAACCATTTCAGCTTATAGGGAGGTGGGTGTGTTTTAGTCTCTAAGTCTAAGGTCTGAACTAAATCCTTGCTGACACAGTTAGTTTCACTTCCCCCATCTATGATTAGGTCACACACTTTGTTCTTAATCATGCATTTGGTTTGGAAGATGTTTTCTCTTTGATCATTTGGTTTGGTCTTTGGGGTAGCATGAAAGTTCCTCCTAATCAACAAATTTTGCAAATCAGGCTCAGGATACACTTCCTCTCTGTCCCCTTCTTCCTCACTGTCTTCAGTTCCCTCAAAAGTTTCCAGGACTCCCTCATCATTAACACAGTAAGTACCATCAGGGTCCTTCTCAGATGTTGAAGGCCAAACTAACTCCTCCCTACCATTCCTGCTAACCATCATGGCCCTAGGTCTTCCTATGTCTTTAATTTCTGCCCATTCTTGCACAGTGAAGGCTCTAACATTTGGGCACTCACTTTTAATGTGACCATGTCCATGGCATTTGAAACAAACAACCCCCTTCAAGTCCCTGGGATTTTTATCCTTAGTGATATTGGTCAAGGGTGGAACCCTATCTGGTGCATTGGTCTGAGTCACAGTGGGTGTTGGTGTAGCAACATTCTTTGGGTTATAACTCCTCATTGGTCTATTGTAGGTGCTGCCCATGCTTGATTTcttcttagaatatttttctaagGTGAGGGCATTACTACAAGCCAAGCTAAAGGTAAGGTTTGGGGTCAACTCCAATTTTTTTCTTAGATCTTCCCTCAGTCCCCCTATGAATTTCCCAACCTTCATCTCCTCAGTTTCATTGGTGTCACAAACAACAGACAACCGTTCCCATTCTTGAATATAATCTGCCACAGTCCTATGGTCTTGTCTCAATGTTCCCCATTTCATGTACAACTGCTGTCTATAATTGCGTGGGACATATTTCCTTCTTAAATGCTTTCTCAATTTTTCCCAAGTATTGATTCTCTCTCTATCCTCCCTCCTTCTTTGCTTTTGCACTCCTTCCAGCCATATTGCAGCAAGCTTGGTCAGTTTGATCTTAGCTAGCTTAAACTGCTGTTCAGGTGTGGTTTCCTTAAAGTCAAAATATCTTTCCAAATTGGCTTCCCAATCCAGATACATCTCAGGGTCTGGAGACTGTCCATCAAAACTAGGTAAATCAATTTTCAAGGTTTTATCCTCATTGTTCCTATTGTTTTGAAGAGGCTGCTGTGGTCTTTCCCCCTGGTTCCCCATGTTATTGGCTACAGTCAAGGCTAGTTGCTGGACTATATTGGTAAGGGTCTCTAATCTTTCATCCATGTCCATATTACCCCAAGTATTCACAAACAACACAATGTTATGATAGTCAACAATCAAAACCTGCAAAAAAATCTTCACAACAATTTTTCCagaaaccaaaacaaacacACAACTCAAATAATCACCAGCCACAATCTTGCAAGAAATTTTCTCAGCAACAAATTTCCAAAAACAACAAGGAATGCACTGatgtataaaccctaatttcacaaaacaattttcaaaaatccGATTATTAAAACCAACAATTTTAGAAGATAACGCAATGTATCCAATTTTGTAAATGAAGGCGATTAACTTCTCATCAAAGAACACAattaaaacaatcaagaatTGACTAATATGAACCAATTTATACGAAAACTCAACAATTTCGATTATCGAATACCAAATTGATACGCATGCAATGACAATAGAATCAGATTTCAGAAATCTTTTTCCACAATCAATTGTGTAAAATGATTCGATTTGAACTCTACAAATCTTAAT
This region includes:
- the LOC130821559 gene encoding uncharacterized protein LOC130821559 — protein: MTSSSPSSGYIISSSSSSLSTKSSTTPSTYDQHKSITGNSTEEQRAEPKTVQDQGVDTQGTGTEEQLLTNMDSRVLRRDTRRYEVIGNIAFSVKKSNQRIRVQIESFYTIDCGKRFLKSDSIVIACVSIWYSIIEIVEFSYKLVHISQFLIVLIVFFDEKLIAFIYKIGYIALSSKIVGFNNRIFENCFVKLGFIHQCIPCCFWKFVAEKISCKIVAGDYLSCVFVLVSGKIVVKIFLQVLIVDYHNIVLFVNTWGNMDMDERLETLTNIVQQLALTVANNMGNQGERPQQPLQNNRNNEDKTLKIDLPSFDGQSPDPEMYLDWEANLERYFDFKETTPEQQFKLAKIKLTKLAAIWLEGVQKQRRREDRERINTWEKLRKHLRRKYVPRNYRQQLYMKWGTLRQDHRTVADYIQEWERLSVVCDTNETEEMKVGKFIGGLREDLRKKLELTPNLTFSLACSNALTLEKYSKKKSSMGSTYNRPMRSYNPKNVATPTPTVTQTNAPDRVPPLTNITKDKNPRDLKGVVCFKCHGHGHIKSECPNVRAFTVQEWAEIKDIGRPRAMMVSRNGREELVWPSTSEKDPDGTYCVNDEGVLETFEGTEDSEEEGDREEVYPEPDLQNLLIRRNFHATPKTKPNDQRENIFQTKCMIKNKVCDLIIDGGSETNCVSKDLVQTLDLETKTHPPPYKLKWLDSKASGFVKKRCLIQFAIGSFKDKVLCDVLDMTACHVLLGRPWQHDRRTLHDGYTNVYTLRHEGKIKDLMPLPPHKTLPPQQLIGSGFTLPSQKAVGTSFPQRPVGNVSLINRKVSIKEIRREGLAFLLFSKEVTPESNQPDPRIANLLDQFADIFPVELPVGLPPLRGIEHQIDLMPGTALPNKPAYRISPEETKELQRQIQELMDRGYVRESMSPCAVPTLLVPKKDGTWRMCVDSRSMNNITIKYRFPIPRIDDMLDELSGSQWFSKIDLRSGYHQIRMREGDEWKTAFKTKYGLYEWMVMPFGLTGAPSTFMRLMNEVLRPFLGRFIVVYLDDILVYSRSVEEHLDHLKQLFQTLREQRLFGKLEKCSFLLTEVYFLGFIVGRQGVQVDPSKIEAIKTWPVPTSITQVRSFHGLASFYRRFIKGFSTIMTPITDCTKGNTFKWTTEAQLAFEKIKEAMCNPPILRLPDFSKPFEVECDASNTGIGAVLIQEGKPVAYFSEKLNKSRMNYSAYDKEFYAMVRALEHWSHYLKGQPFVLHSDHESLKHISGQNKLSTKHARWVEFMQSFNFVAKYKAGKTNIVADALSRRAHLLAILDAKVLGFEMIKEQYKTDPDFSTLYQQCSQQPQGPFSIQQGFLFEGNRLCIPRTSLRTALVREIHEGSLAGHFGIQKTLDMLAKHFYWPKMLGTVGKIILRCEPCIKAKITFHRGEYKPLPIAQRPWEHVSMDFIVALPKTQRGKDAVMVVVDRFSKMSHFITCNKVNDANQIAKLYFAEIVRLHGVPRTIVSDRDSKFLSSFWSTLWRLLNTKLLYSTSHHPQTDGQTEVTNKTLGSILRTLVKKNLRDWDQKLCHAEFAYNMSPSWATKISPFEYVYGMNPIIPVSLIDLLSHCRPHGDAKQHAEDMMTIHRQTQKHIEQATAKYQQKVNSSTSAPHKFKIGDWVWIHLRKERFPRKRKNKLMQRADGPFQITEKYGDNAFKVDLPDRYGVSPIFNIGDLQPYYAESELGTIRAEEGGNETSTPSTYDQHKSITGNSTEEQRAEPKTVQDQGVDTQGTGTEEQLLTNMDVHGPTSRKAYIVLHIKEEG